One Thermococcus celericrescens genomic region harbors:
- a CDS encoding potassium channel family protein, whose translation MSELEEIRNCLVEMKDLSSLMVDLAFSSVMYNSEDIAEEVYILEERMDELTLKVKKLALLLAKKEEDPLRLLSVIDMAEINEQISDAAYKISDLVLRDVEPHPIIRRIMEDTEEELGRVTVHPGSILIGKTLAQLKLPSKIGTRILAIKRGSRYIYNPGRNDVIKEGDVLIAVGSDLDKLRKLAGEEVEEEE comes from the coding sequence ATGAGTGAGCTTGAGGAGATCAGAAACTGCCTCGTGGAGATGAAGGACCTCTCGTCCCTGATGGTTGACCTGGCGTTCTCCTCCGTCATGTACAACAGCGAGGACATAGCGGAGGAGGTCTACATCCTCGAGGAGAGGATGGACGAGCTGACGCTCAAGGTCAAGAAGCTCGCCCTTCTGCTCGCCAAGAAGGAAGAAGATCCCCTGAGGCTCCTCAGCGTCATCGACATGGCGGAGATAAACGAACAGATAAGCGACGCCGCCTACAAGATTTCGGATTTGGTCCTCCGCGACGTCGAGCCGCACCCGATAATCAGGAGGATCATGGAGGACACCGAGGAAGAGCTTGGAAGGGTGACCGTTCACCCGGGTTCGATCCTAATAGGGAAGACCCTCGCCCAGCTCAAGCTTCCGAGCAAGATAGGCACGAGGATACTCGCCATAAAGCGCGGGAGCCGGTACATCTACAACCCCGGAAGGAACGACGTTATTAAGGAGGGCGACGTTCTCATAGCGGTTGGCTCCGACCTCGACAAGCTGAGGAAGCTCGCCGGCGAGGAAGTGGAAGAGGAGGAGTAG
- a CDS encoding DEAD/DEAH box helicase has protein sequence MYLRRDLIEPRVYQEVIYARCKETSCLVVLPTGLGKTLIAMLIADYRLSRYGGKVLMLAPTKPLAIQHAESFRRLFNLPQERINVLTGELSPEKRRRVWEESVIITATPQTVENDILTGRISLEDVSLLVIDEAHRAVGGYSYVFIAREYLKTARHPLVLGLTASPGSDADKIREIVENLGIEHVEVRTEASPDVKPYVQSIAFEWVKVELPEIYKEVRKLLREMLKESLKPLAQFKLISTYSPDISKREVLQAGSKINQEVARGNYEIGRLRLHQAKAVKLQHAIELLETQGLTALRTYLRKLREDKRTKSSKQLMEDPRMRKVVYLLVQAKESGVDHPKMERLKELVKRQLERKPDSKVIVFTNYRDTGRRIVEELEAMGIAAERFIGQASRGKDKGMSQKKQKEVLDRFSRAEFNVLVATSVGEEGLDVPEVDLVVFYEPVPSAIRSIQRRGRTGRHRPGKVVILMARGTRDEAYYWASKRKEKGMFDAIKKIARELEREKPRRAEIREKVPERAGMSRGKVTSLDAFLKPKGVQKTEEKSGASEKPPKNPVFVKKQKGIVIYADSRELRSGVPKHLRELGAEVEVRTLDVADYVVSEDVGIERKSANDFIQSIIDGRLFDQVERLKRAYEKPVIIIEGELYGIRNVHPNAIRGAIAAVTLDWGVPILFSSGKEETAQFIYLMAKREQEERKKEVRLRSEKKALTLAERQRLIVEGLPNVSATLAKRLLTHFGNVERVFTATEEELKEVEGIGPKKAREIRKVITAPYVGEDKI, from the coding sequence ATGTACCTTCGCCGAGACCTCATCGAGCCCCGCGTTTACCAGGAGGTAATCTACGCCCGCTGTAAAGAGACCAGCTGCCTCGTCGTTCTCCCGACGGGGCTGGGAAAGACGCTGATAGCGATGCTCATAGCCGATTACCGGCTCTCCAGGTACGGCGGTAAGGTCCTCATGCTCGCGCCAACCAAACCCCTGGCCATCCAGCACGCCGAGAGCTTTAGGCGCCTCTTCAATCTCCCCCAGGAAAGAATAAACGTCCTCACCGGAGAACTCTCCCCCGAAAAGCGCAGACGGGTGTGGGAGGAGAGCGTGATCATCACCGCCACCCCCCAGACCGTCGAGAACGACATCCTCACGGGCAGGATTTCGCTGGAGGACGTTTCCCTTCTGGTAATCGACGAGGCCCACAGGGCCGTTGGCGGTTACTCGTACGTTTTCATCGCCAGGGAGTACCTCAAAACCGCCAGGCACCCGCTGGTTCTCGGCTTGACCGCATCCCCAGGGAGCGACGCCGATAAGATTCGCGAGATAGTGGAAAACCTCGGCATCGAACACGTCGAGGTGAGAACCGAGGCTTCCCCCGACGTTAAACCCTACGTCCAAAGCATCGCCTTTGAGTGGGTGAAGGTCGAGCTGCCTGAGATATACAAGGAGGTTAGAAAACTCCTCCGCGAGATGCTGAAGGAGAGTCTCAAGCCCCTCGCCCAGTTCAAGCTCATCTCGACTTATTCGCCCGACATCTCAAAGAGGGAAGTGCTTCAAGCGGGGTCAAAGATCAACCAGGAGGTCGCGAGGGGCAACTATGAGATCGGCCGCCTCAGACTCCACCAGGCCAAGGCCGTCAAGCTCCAGCACGCGATCGAGCTCCTCGAGACTCAGGGGCTGACCGCCCTGCGCACATACCTCAGGAAGCTTCGGGAGGATAAGCGGACGAAGTCGAGCAAGCAGCTCATGGAAGACCCGCGCATGAGAAAGGTGGTTTACCTCCTTGTTCAGGCAAAGGAGAGCGGGGTGGACCATCCGAAGATGGAGCGGCTGAAGGAGCTCGTCAAAAGGCAGCTCGAAAGAAAGCCGGACTCCAAGGTAATTGTCTTCACCAACTACCGAGACACAGGGAGGAGAATAGTGGAGGAACTGGAGGCGATGGGGATCGCGGCCGAGAGGTTCATCGGCCAGGCGAGCAGGGGGAAGGACAAAGGGATGAGCCAGAAGAAGCAGAAGGAAGTCCTCGACCGCTTCTCCCGCGCTGAGTTCAACGTCCTCGTCGCTACAAGCGTTGGCGAGGAAGGACTGGACGTTCCCGAGGTGGACCTGGTCGTCTTCTACGAGCCGGTGCCTTCGGCCATAAGGAGCATCCAGAGGCGCGGCAGGACCGGCAGGCATAGACCGGGGAAGGTTGTAATCCTGATGGCCCGAGGGACGAGGGACGAGGCCTACTACTGGGCCTCAAAGCGGAAGGAGAAGGGCATGTTCGACGCGATAAAGAAAATCGCAAGGGAGCTTGAAAGGGAGAAACCGAGGAGGGCTGAAATAAGGGAGAAAGTTCCGGAGCGTGCCGGGATGAGCAGGGGGAAGGTAACCTCCCTTGATGCGTTTCTGAAGCCGAAGGGGGTCCAGAAAACCGAGGAGAAATCCGGGGCTTCTGAAAAGCCTCCGAAGAACCCCGTTTTCGTAAAGAAACAGAAGGGTATAGTGATCTACGCCGACAGCCGCGAGCTGAGGAGCGGGGTGCCGAAGCACCTCCGCGAGCTTGGCGCCGAGGTTGAGGTCAGGACGCTCGACGTTGCCGACTACGTGGTGAGTGAGGACGTCGGCATAGAGCGCAAGAGCGCCAACGACTTCATCCAGTCGATAATCGATGGGAGGCTCTTTGACCAGGTGGAGAGGCTGAAGAGGGCCTACGAGAAGCCCGTCATAATCATCGAGGGCGAGCTATACGGCATAAGGAACGTCCATCCCAACGCAATCAGGGGCGCGATAGCGGCGGTGACCCTCGACTGGGGCGTGCCGATACTCTTCTCCTCCGGCAAGGAAGAGACCGCCCAGTTCATCTATCTAATGGCAAAGCGCGAGCAGGAGGAGCGGAAGAAGGAAGTCCGCCTCAGGAGCGAGAAGAAGGCCCTAACCCTGGCGGAGAGGCAGCGCCTGATAGTCGAGGGCCTGCCCAACGTCTCGGCAACACTCGCCAAGCGCCTCCTCACGCACTTCGGCAACGTTGAACGCGTTTTCACTGCAACGGAGGAGGAGCTGAAGGAGGTCGAGGGAATAGGTCCGAAGAAGGCGAGGGAGATAAGGAAGGTGATAACCGCGCCCTACGTAGGGGAGGATAAAATTTAA
- a CDS encoding DUF5658 family protein has product MVKGMRGKVYAGFFVAFSVLDMLTTWFGVSRGFSEANPVIAQRISDPALFFGSFALFTALGVALIIASSALTGISSVFGYFPAVFVLLKAAPAVNNLYLLFGFGFLIPFVPVLLLAAMLIVRSEKPASTRDVRKAFIRSLQA; this is encoded by the coding sequence GTGGTGAAGGGGATGCGAGGCAAAGTGTACGCAGGATTTTTTGTGGCGTTTTCGGTTCTTGATATGCTTACAACCTGGTTTGGCGTGAGTAGAGGGTTCTCCGAGGCAAATCCTGTCATAGCCCAGAGGATCTCAGACCCCGCCCTTTTCTTCGGAAGCTTCGCCCTCTTCACGGCCCTGGGTGTTGCCCTGATCATTGCATCCTCTGCCTTAACAGGCATCTCCAGTGTTTTCGGATACTTCCCCGCGGTCTTTGTGCTTCTTAAAGCCGCTCCCGCGGTCAACAACCTCTACCTGCTATTCGGCTTTGGATTCCTGATACCTTTCGTTCCAGTGCTTCTTCTCGCGGCAATGCTCATTGTTAGGTCCGAAAAGCCCGCATCCACCAGGGACGTCAGGAAAGCTTTTATTCGCTCCCTCCAAGCTTAA
- a CDS encoding segregation and condensation protein A: MESRREEEITPVDILLQLVTMGKVDPWNIDIVDLTEKYIERLREMKELDLRVSARAILAASILVRMKSEALLYGDEEEEEEHKEKLHVDVEPLAPPLRRVERYYTFDDLLDALMDALEEAEKRKPRKKKKVEIEEEVFVVDDFRVDIEKHVYRLHEIVVEMYRESREPIKFWDLIFDPTPKIVARTFLYLLFLSNMGKVDLIQEEPFGEIFVVPVGESA, translated from the coding sequence ATGGAATCGCGCCGTGAGGAGGAGATAACGCCCGTTGACATTCTCCTCCAGCTCGTCACCATGGGGAAGGTTGACCCCTGGAACATCGACATCGTCGACCTTACCGAGAAGTACATCGAGAGACTCAGGGAGATGAAGGAGCTCGACCTCCGCGTCTCCGCCAGGGCCATCCTCGCCGCATCCATACTCGTCAGGATGAAGAGCGAGGCCCTGCTCTACGGCGACGAGGAGGAAGAGGAGGAGCACAAGGAGAAGCTCCACGTTGATGTCGAGCCGCTGGCCCCTCCCCTCCGCAGGGTGGAGCGCTACTACACCTTCGACGACCTCCTGGATGCCCTCATGGACGCCCTCGAGGAGGCAGAGAAGAGAAAGCCGCGGAAGAAAAAGAAGGTCGAGATAGAGGAGGAGGTCTTCGTCGTCGATGACTTCCGCGTTGACATCGAGAAGCACGTCTATCGGCTCCACGAGATAGTGGTTGAGATGTACAGGGAGAGCAGAGAACCAATAAAGTTCTGGGATCTGATCTTCGACCCGACGCCGAAGATAGTAGCCAGAACCTTCCTCTACCTCCTGTTTCTCTCCAACATGGGGAAGGTGGACCTCATTCAGGAGGAGCCCTTCGGGGAGATATTCGTCGTGCCCGTGGGGGAGAGCGCCTAG
- the smc gene encoding chromosome segregation protein SMC: protein MPYIEKIEMKGFKSYGNRKVVVPLSKGFTAIVGANGSGKSNIGDAVLFVLGGLSAKAMRATRISDLIFAGTKTEAPAKYAEVAMYFNNEDRGFPIDEDEVVIKRRVYPDGRSTYWLNGKRSSRSDILDVLSAAMISPEGYNLVLQGDITKFIKMSPTERRMLIDEISGIAEYDAKKEKALKELKQAEENLARVDLLIREVKTQLDKLEKERNDALRYLDLKDRVERAKVTLLLGEIRKLESLIEESNLRDKEIEAEIAAMEARLTDIAREIVAREKELNTIERELEEKSEDGILEVTRKISEVKSKIEMARKNIELARKEIEDGQHRLAKAKEELKKVSEEIEKSRNAISRWNKRREKLRVEIKEKEVIKNELVVKLGEIDRDFAIAKQDFDRVVEELEEAKKELYMKESDIKKFEEEIERAKGRIAQNNAKKVALKSKISAAKSALETKRSELGEVEGRMGRAEARLKKAEKELEEKSRKLKKIEGELSKAREELIKAEAQREVRGNRAIEFLKAQNIPGLYGSLGELITVRDESYALAVEVALGGSYDHVVVEDDRVAEKAIRLLKEKKLGRLTFLPLNKIKPRSMKGEPALGVPALDVVQYDPRFRNAVAHALGDTLIVNDMDEARAVGIGKVRMVTLGGELLERSGAITGGHYRPRGKLGVNVDEIRKRVEKLEREKEALESAVNALRVEVKGLQNELFELRMKRSELSKDLQVTQREMDRLLAEDRALGGEIRENEALIEALEKRIHDTRGEMAKLRGRIERLEKKRTKLKKALENPEARELNQKIREVEAEISKLREELGKVESKLEGLDVRINEELLPRRADLEEEIEGLINRINALKANIEENERAISDFEAELEELKKAEENVKDELKELRERRERLKNEIIDLRAEKDELSSKLQELRIEANTLKIKLAQYEATLGEKRDELRHYDSRLIKSIKEVPLELDALSEQIEKMEEEIRALEPVNMKAIEDFEVVERRYLELKSKREQVIAEKESIEEFIEEIEGQKKQVFLQTLGEIAKNFSELFAKLSPGGSARLILENEDDPFAGGLEIEAKPAGKDVKRIEAMSGGEKALTALAFVFAIQRYKPAPFYLFDEIDAHLDDANVKRVADLIKEASQNSQFIVVTLRDVMMANADKIIGVSMRKGVSRVVALSLEKAMKILEEARKRSEAEHAEMFGHLSG from the coding sequence ATGCCGTACATTGAGAAGATTGAAATGAAAGGCTTCAAATCTTACGGTAACAGGAAAGTCGTCGTTCCGCTTTCCAAAGGATTCACAGCGATCGTCGGTGCCAACGGTTCTGGAAAGAGCAACATCGGTGACGCCGTGCTCTTCGTTCTCGGTGGCCTGTCCGCCAAGGCGATGCGTGCCACGAGGATAAGCGACCTCATATTCGCAGGCACCAAGACGGAAGCGCCGGCAAAGTACGCTGAGGTTGCCATGTATTTCAACAACGAGGACAGGGGATTTCCCATCGACGAGGACGAGGTCGTTATAAAGCGGCGCGTCTATCCCGACGGCAGGAGCACCTACTGGCTCAACGGCAAGAGGAGCAGCAGAAGCGACATCCTCGACGTCCTCAGCGCGGCGATGATTTCCCCTGAGGGCTACAACCTTGTTCTGCAGGGAGACATCACCAAGTTCATCAAGATGAGTCCCACCGAGAGGAGGATGCTCATAGACGAAATTTCTGGCATAGCGGAGTACGATGCCAAGAAGGAGAAGGCCCTGAAGGAGCTCAAGCAGGCTGAGGAGAACCTCGCGAGGGTCGATCTGCTCATCCGCGAGGTCAAAACCCAGCTTGACAAGCTTGAGAAGGAGAGAAACGACGCGCTCCGCTACCTTGACCTCAAGGACCGCGTCGAGAGGGCGAAGGTCACGCTCCTCCTCGGAGAGATAAGAAAGCTCGAGTCCCTGATAGAGGAGAGCAACCTGCGCGACAAGGAGATAGAGGCGGAGATAGCCGCCATGGAGGCCCGCCTCACGGATATCGCCAGGGAGATCGTGGCAAGGGAGAAGGAGCTGAACACGATCGAAAGGGAGCTCGAGGAAAAAAGCGAGGACGGCATCCTTGAGGTAACAAGGAAGATAAGCGAGGTCAAGTCCAAGATAGAGATGGCCAGAAAGAACATCGAGCTGGCCAGGAAGGAAATCGAGGACGGCCAGCACCGCCTTGCCAAGGCAAAGGAGGAGCTCAAGAAGGTTTCCGAGGAAATAGAGAAGAGCAGAAATGCCATAAGCCGCTGGAACAAGAGACGCGAGAAGCTCAGGGTGGAAATAAAGGAGAAGGAAGTCATCAAGAACGAGCTGGTTGTTAAACTGGGCGAGATAGACAGGGACTTTGCCATCGCGAAGCAGGACTTTGACCGCGTGGTCGAGGAGCTGGAGGAGGCCAAAAAGGAGCTCTACATGAAGGAGAGCGATATCAAGAAGTTCGAGGAGGAAATAGAGCGCGCAAAGGGCAGGATAGCCCAGAACAACGCAAAGAAAGTTGCGCTCAAGTCCAAGATCAGTGCGGCCAAAAGCGCCCTCGAGACCAAACGCTCGGAGCTTGGAGAGGTAGAGGGCAGGATGGGCAGGGCCGAGGCGAGGCTGAAGAAGGCCGAGAAGGAGCTGGAGGAGAAGAGCAGAAAGCTCAAGAAGATCGAGGGTGAACTCTCGAAAGCTAGGGAGGAGCTTATCAAAGCCGAGGCGCAGCGCGAGGTCCGCGGGAACCGTGCTATAGAATTCCTCAAGGCTCAGAACATCCCGGGCCTCTACGGCTCCCTCGGTGAGCTGATCACCGTTCGTGATGAGAGCTACGCCCTGGCCGTCGAGGTCGCCCTCGGTGGAAGCTACGACCACGTGGTCGTGGAGGACGACCGCGTTGCCGAGAAAGCCATAAGGCTGCTCAAGGAGAAGAAGCTCGGCAGGCTGACTTTTCTCCCTCTCAACAAGATAAAGCCGCGCTCCATGAAGGGGGAGCCCGCCCTCGGGGTTCCGGCCCTGGACGTCGTTCAGTACGACCCGCGCTTCAGAAACGCGGTGGCCCATGCCCTCGGAGACACGCTGATAGTGAACGACATGGACGAGGCCAGGGCCGTCGGCATAGGGAAGGTCCGCATGGTGACCCTCGGAGGGGAACTCCTCGAGCGGAGCGGGGCGATAACCGGTGGTCACTACAGACCTCGGGGCAAGCTCGGGGTCAACGTGGATGAGATACGGAAGCGCGTTGAGAAGCTGGAGCGCGAGAAAGAGGCTCTGGAATCGGCCGTTAACGCCCTCAGGGTTGAGGTCAAGGGTCTTCAGAACGAGCTCTTTGAACTCCGCATGAAGAGGAGTGAGCTGAGCAAGGATCTCCAGGTGACCCAGCGTGAGATGGATCGCCTCCTTGCGGAGGACAGGGCCCTCGGGGGGGAAATCAGAGAGAACGAGGCCCTCATAGAGGCCCTAGAAAAGAGGATCCACGATACCCGGGGCGAGATGGCAAAGCTCCGCGGCAGGATTGAGCGGCTGGAGAAGAAGAGGACGAAGCTGAAGAAGGCCCTGGAGAACCCGGAGGCCAGGGAACTGAACCAGAAGATCAGGGAGGTCGAGGCCGAGATAAGCAAGCTCCGCGAGGAGCTCGGCAAGGTCGAGAGCAAACTGGAGGGCCTCGACGTCAGAATAAACGAGGAATTGCTTCCGAGGAGGGCGGATCTGGAGGAGGAGATAGAGGGCCTGATCAACAGGATAAACGCTCTCAAGGCCAACATCGAGGAGAATGAGAGGGCCATAAGCGACTTTGAGGCCGAGCTGGAGGAGCTCAAGAAGGCGGAGGAGAACGTCAAGGATGAGCTCAAGGAGCTCCGTGAGAGACGCGAGAGGCTCAAGAACGAGATCATCGATCTACGCGCCGAGAAGGACGAGCTGAGCTCCAAGCTTCAGGAGCTCCGCATAGAGGCCAACACGCTCAAGATAAAGCTGGCCCAGTACGAGGCAACCCTCGGGGAGAAGAGGGATGAGCTGAGGCACTACGACTCCAGGCTCATCAAGAGCATCAAGGAGGTTCCTCTGGAGCTCGACGCCCTGAGCGAGCAGATAGAGAAAATGGAGGAGGAGATACGCGCCCTCGAACCGGTCAACATGAAGGCCATTGAGGACTTCGAGGTCGTGGAAAGGCGCTACCTCGAGCTGAAGAGCAAGCGCGAGCAGGTCATTGCCGAGAAGGAGAGCATAGAGGAGTTCATCGAGGAGATAGAGGGGCAGAAGAAACAGGTCTTCCTCCAGACCCTTGGAGAAATAGCCAAGAACTTCTCAGAGCTCTTCGCCAAGCTCTCCCCGGGAGGAAGCGCCAGGCTTATCCTTGAGAACGAGGACGACCCCTTCGCGGGGGGCCTTGAAATCGAGGCCAAGCCTGCCGGAAAGGACGTTAAGCGCATAGAGGCCATGAGTGGTGGAGAGAAGGCTTTAACTGCTCTGGCATTCGTGTTCGCCATCCAGCGCTACAAACCGGCGCCGTTCTATCTCTTCGATGAAATCGATGCCCACCTGGACGATGCCAACGTCAAGCGCGTTGCCGACCTCATCAAGGAGGCCTCCCAAAACAGCCAGTTCATAGTCGTTACCCTGAGGGACGTCATGATGGCCAACGCGGACAAGATAATAGGCGTCAGCATGAGAAAGGGCGTCTCGCGCGTCGTTGCCCTCAGCCTCGAGAAGGCCATGAAGATACTGGAGGAGGCAAGGAAGAGGAGTGAGGCCGAGCACGCGGAGATGTTCGGCCATCTGAGCGGGTGA
- a CDS encoding DUF835 domain-containing protein, with the protein MRFRGRPLKKDSRILDYRRLDEILKKNPNKGKILITRRPPFEVSRPNVYLMWITKVSHPNAVSPSKLHAIEQMVWEQLQDEDVDVILDAIEYLMIENGVEPTLRFVSKLRDMTLLTNSEFYVTVSDGLDSRVLNILRRIVE; encoded by the coding sequence ATGCGGTTTAGGGGGCGACCCCTTAAGAAAGACTCAAGGATACTGGATTATCGGCGTCTCGACGAGATTCTGAAGAAAAACCCCAACAAAGGAAAGATTCTCATAACCCGGAGGCCCCCCTTTGAGGTCAGCCGTCCCAACGTCTATCTGATGTGGATCACCAAAGTCTCCCACCCTAACGCAGTATCCCCTTCGAAGCTCCATGCCATCGAGCAGATGGTGTGGGAGCAACTCCAGGATGAGGACGTGGACGTCATTCTAGACGCCATAGAGTACCTCATGATAGAGAACGGGGTCGAGCCGACGCTCAGGTTCGTCAGCAAGCTTCGGGACATGACCCTTCTCACGAACTCCGAGTTTTACGTCACCGTCAGCGACGGCCTCGACAGCAGGGTTCTGAACATCCTCCGCAGGATAGTCGAGTGA
- the mce gene encoding methylmalonyl-CoA epimerase, whose amino-acid sequence MIKKIDHVGIAVKNLEEAIKVWEGLGLKVEEIEEVPDQKVRTAIIHVGESRIELLEPTAEDSPIAKFIAKRGEGIHHIALGVDDIEGQLEKLKGEGYRLIDEQPRIGAGGARIAFVHPKAVTGVLLELCERKE is encoded by the coding sequence ATGATAAAGAAGATAGACCACGTTGGTATAGCCGTTAAGAACCTGGAAGAGGCCATCAAAGTCTGGGAGGGCCTTGGTCTCAAGGTGGAGGAGATCGAAGAGGTGCCCGACCAGAAGGTGAGGACCGCGATAATCCACGTCGGCGAGAGCAGGATTGAGCTCCTCGAGCCGACCGCTGAGGACTCGCCTATAGCCAAGTTCATCGCCAAGCGCGGTGAGGGAATACACCACATAGCCCTGGGTGTTGATGACATCGAGGGACAGCTTGAGAAGCTCAAGGGGGAGGGCTACAGGCTGATCGATGAACAGCCCAGGATTGGGGCTGGAGGTGCAAGGATAGCCTTCGTTCACCCGAAGGCCGTAACCGGTGTGCTTCTCGAACTGTGTGAGAGAAAAGAGTAA
- the meaB gene encoding methylmalonyl Co-A mutase-associated GTPase MeaB produces MLDGLIERMLTGDKRATARLITLVENDEEKAREIISKIYPHTGNAYIVGITGPPGAGKSTLLDKLIRVAREEGKVVGVIAIDPTSPFTGGALLGDRIRMQRHSTDPGVFIRSMATRGSLGGLAKATADAIKVLDAYGCDVIFVETVGVGQIEIDIVKTADTVVLVTVPGLGDDIQAIKAGLMEIADVFVINKADKEGADATYFELNMMLDLEKERWERRGWRPRIVETVATTMRGIRDLWNAISEHREFLEGSGEIERKRQFRAEEEVKTIVSGRISRIVGEKLGEEEISSLIGMVVRREIDPYSAADRILEKALGVKV; encoded by the coding sequence ATGTTAGACGGTCTCATAGAGAGGATGCTCACCGGCGACAAGCGCGCCACTGCGCGCCTCATAACCCTCGTTGAAAACGATGAGGAAAAGGCGAGGGAGATAATCTCGAAAATCTATCCCCACACGGGCAACGCCTATATCGTCGGCATCACGGGTCCGCCGGGGGCCGGAAAGTCCACCCTTCTCGACAAGCTCATCCGCGTTGCGAGGGAGGAAGGCAAGGTCGTCGGCGTTATAGCTATAGACCCCACCTCACCCTTCACCGGCGGCGCCCTTCTCGGAGACAGGATAAGGATGCAGAGGCATTCGACCGATCCAGGTGTCTTCATCAGGAGTATGGCGACGCGCGGCTCCCTCGGGGGCCTTGCCAAGGCCACGGCCGATGCCATCAAGGTTCTCGATGCCTACGGCTGCGATGTGATCTTTGTGGAGACCGTCGGCGTCGGCCAGATTGAGATCGACATCGTTAAGACCGCCGACACGGTCGTCCTCGTCACGGTCCCGGGTCTGGGCGACGACATACAGGCAATAAAGGCCGGGCTCATGGAAATAGCCGACGTATTCGTCATCAACAAGGCCGACAAGGAGGGGGCCGATGCCACGTACTTCGAGCTCAACATGATGCTTGACCTTGAGAAGGAGCGCTGGGAGAGACGGGGCTGGCGGCCGCGAATCGTGGAGACGGTCGCGACGACCATGCGGGGAATACGCGACCTCTGGAATGCGATCAGCGAACACAGGGAGTTCCTTGAGGGGAGCGGGGAGATAGAGCGGAAGAGGCAGTTCAGGGCCGAGGAGGAAGTCAAGACGATAGTCTCGGGGAGGATATCAAGGATAGTGGGGGAGAAGCTCGGCGAGGAAGAGATTTCGTCTTTGATAGGGATGGTTGTGAGACGCGAGATCGACCCGTACTCTGCCGCGGATAGGATACTCGAAAAAGCCCTGGGGGTGAAGGTATGA
- a CDS encoding cobalamin B12-binding domain-containing protein: MVERSKVRVLVAKPGLDGHDRGAKVVARALRDAGFEVIYTGIRQTPEQIAESVVQEDVDVLGISILSGAHMVLIPKILRLLEERGLKISEDVLVIAGGIIPPDDAEQLEKMGVARVFGPGSPIEDIIGFIDENAPKLKKFREN; this comes from the coding sequence ATGGTCGAGCGCTCCAAGGTTAGGGTTCTCGTTGCGAAGCCGGGACTTGACGGTCACGACAGGGGGGCCAAGGTCGTCGCCAGGGCCCTGCGCGATGCCGGTTTTGAGGTCATCTACACTGGAATCAGGCAGACCCCCGAGCAGATAGCCGAGAGCGTTGTTCAGGAGGACGTTGATGTCCTTGGAATAAGCATCCTCTCCGGGGCCCACATGGTTCTCATACCGAAGATACTCAGACTCCTCGAAGAGCGCGGCCTGAAGATCAGCGAGGACGTTCTCGTTATAGCCGGTGGAATAATCCCGCCCGACGACGCCGAACAGCTCGAGAAGATGGGCGTGGCAAGGGTTTTTGGCCCCGGCAGCCCGATTGAGGATATAATCGGCTTCATAGACGAGAACGCGCCGAAGCTGAAGAAATTCAGGGAGAACTGA
- a CDS encoding PHP domain-containing protein, giving the protein MLKFLHDAHTHTAYSDGTGSIADSVAAAEARGLALLGITDHSHHFEPGTLGRYIREVRYWGEDAELTILAGVEGNITAGGVDVPGFMAEKLDYVIASVHEWLERPEEYVELVKLALEDDNVDIIGHFGASFPYIGFPSADELEEILDLAEARGKAFEISSRYRVPDIDFIRECIRRGIKLTFASDAHSPGEVGGVSWSERIFEKAGGAREDLLFGEFL; this is encoded by the coding sequence ATGCTCAAGTTTCTCCACGATGCCCACACCCACACCGCCTACTCAGACGGCACGGGATCAATAGCCGACAGCGTGGCCGCGGCGGAGGCGAGGGGGCTGGCGCTGCTCGGGATAACCGACCATAGCCACCACTTCGAACCCGGAACCCTCGGCCGCTACATCAGGGAGGTCAGGTACTGGGGCGAGGACGCGGAGCTGACGATTCTGGCCGGAGTGGAGGGCAACATAACTGCAGGGGGCGTCGATGTCCCGGGCTTCATGGCGGAGAAGCTTGACTACGTGATAGCGAGCGTCCACGAGTGGCTCGAGAGGCCGGAGGAATACGTGGAACTGGTGAAACTCGCCCTCGAAGACGACAACGTTGACATCATCGGCCATTTCGGAGCCAGCTTCCCCTACATCGGCTTCCCGTCCGCCGACGAGCTGGAGGAAATACTCGATCTGGCGGAGGCGAGGGGCAAGGCCTTTGAGATAAGCTCCCGCTACCGAGTACCGGACATCGACTTCATCCGTGAATGCATAAGGCGCGGGATAAAGCTCACCTTCGCGAGCGATGCCCACTCTCCGGGGGAGGTGGGCGGCGTTTCCTGGAGCGAGAGGATATTCGAGAAGGCGGGCGGGGCGAGGGAAGACCTGCTGTTCGGAGAGTTCCTGTGA